One Alkaliphilus sp. B6464 genomic window carries:
- a CDS encoding YitT family protein produces the protein MKNKKYSTFIEYVGITVGCALMAVGIVFFLQPNTIAPGGVTGIGVVVQKLIGVPIDVTNLVINIPLFISGVILLGGAFGMKTAYATVMLSGFIRFFIIMSGDSHVVTNDLLLSAIYGGVIMGAGIGLVFRSGGTTGGTDLAGAILNKYFPSLSIAKLMMILDLMVVVTAGLVVKNVEISLYSIIALYILVQMADFIVEGLSYSKAFYIISNHSDKIGKKINSELDRGVTSLQGRGFYTGAEKDVLLCVVNRAQVAKLKKLVYEIDEKAFIMVTTIHEVLGKGFKEVKK, from the coding sequence ATGAAAAATAAAAAATATAGTACCTTTATTGAATATGTAGGTATAACCGTTGGCTGTGCTTTAATGGCAGTAGGAATTGTTTTTTTTCTTCAACCAAATACAATAGCACCTGGAGGAGTAACGGGAATTGGAGTTGTCGTACAAAAACTAATAGGAGTCCCAATTGATGTAACTAATCTGGTTATTAACATTCCGCTATTTATTTCAGGAGTAATTTTACTCGGTGGTGCATTTGGTATGAAAACTGCATACGCAACAGTTATGCTGTCTGGATTTATAAGGTTTTTTATTATTATGTCGGGGGATAGTCATGTAGTAACTAATGATCTATTACTATCTGCTATATATGGTGGAGTAATTATGGGAGCAGGAATTGGCTTGGTATTTAGGTCTGGTGGAACAACAGGAGGTACCGACTTAGCAGGTGCAATATTAAATAAATATTTTCCTAGCCTTAGCATAGCAAAGTTAATGATGATTTTGGACCTAATGGTTGTTGTAACAGCAGGACTTGTTGTAAAAAATGTAGAGATATCTTTATACTCTATTATAGCTTTATATATACTAGTGCAAATGGCAGATTTTATAGTAGAAGGACTAAGTTACTCAAAGGCATTTTACATTATTTCGAACCATTCTGATAAAATCGGTAAAAAAATAAATTCTGAGTTAGATAGAGGAGTTACTTCACTACAGGGAAGAGGGTTTTACACTGGAGCAGAAAAAGATGTTCTTTTATGTGTAGTTAACCGTGCTCAAGTAGCAAAGTTAAAAAAGCTTGTTTATGAAATAGATGAAAAAGCCTTTATAATGGTAACTACAATTCATGAAGTGCTAGGCAAAGGCTTTAAAGAAGTAAAAAAATAA
- a CDS encoding WecB/TagA/CpsF family glycosyltransferase — MRKQESILGVKFDIVNEDEALEKLMNFLEEDSSLKKVYTPNPEIVMLAQDDKELFRILSEADLVLADGIGVILASKIKGLELKDRVTGVDTMDKLLKYCGQKGKSIFIFGSKPGIAELACKNIEKKYEGIKIAGYHHGYFSENDEDEIINKINGVNPDVLFVCLGAPKQEKWIDKNKDRLNCSLAMGVGGSVDVYAGVAKRAPIAFQKLGLEWFYRLLKEPWRFKRMLVLPKFLIKFIVTK; from the coding sequence ATGAGAAAGCAAGAAAGTATATTAGGTGTTAAGTTTGATATAGTGAATGAGGATGAGGCTTTAGAAAAACTTATGAATTTTTTGGAAGAAGACTCCTCTTTAAAAAAGGTATATACACCTAACCCTGAAATCGTAATGTTAGCCCAAGACGATAAGGAATTGTTTAGAATATTAAGTGAAGCAGATTTGGTTTTAGCAGATGGAATTGGGGTAATCTTAGCTTCTAAAATAAAGGGTTTAGAGCTTAAAGACAGGGTTACAGGTGTTGACACTATGGATAAGCTGTTAAAATACTGTGGACAAAAAGGAAAATCAATCTTTATCTTTGGAAGTAAACCGGGTATAGCAGAATTAGCATGTAAAAATATAGAGAAGAAATATGAAGGTATAAAAATTGCTGGTTATCATCATGGATACTTTAGCGAAAATGATGAAGATGAAATAATAAATAAAATTAATGGAGTAAATCCTGATGTTTTATTTGTCTGCCTTGGTGCACCTAAACAGGAAAAGTGGATAGATAAAAATAAGGATAGATTAAATTGTTCTTTAGCTATGGGTGTAGGTGGAAGTGTGGATGTATATGCTGGTGTTGCTAAGAGAGCTCCTATAGCCTTTCAAAAGCTTGGTCTAGAATGGTTCTATAGATTATTAAAAGAGCCTTGGAGATTTAAGAGAATGCTAGTTTTACCTAAATTTTTAATTAAGTTTATTGTTACAAAATAA
- the csaB gene encoding polysaccharide pyruvyl transferase CsaB — MKNIFIFGYYGFQNTGDEAILQVMIDQIKENIPYAKLTVLTYKAQETMDKYNINVVSRNKYIDLIKAIKESDIVISGGGSILQDTTSARSLIYYLSIIYIAKKMGKKVMFYGNGFGPITKAINKKLVKYIINKVDIITVRDHQSKEEMISLGIKKEIIVTADVTFAYKALPETQIEQMLIDDEIDTDKKMIGISVREWKNEEKYKGVIAKAGDYLIDKGYEVIFIPMQHPRDYIISEEIASMMERAPKILEQIYSTKELISLMSKLYIMIGMRLHSLIFATIAGTPILGIEYDTKISNFLQIVEQDNAGKVEDLDIDNLMKSIDNVLECHQEYKQRIDSIRDILRKKSEQNILLLKSFMEKGEKR, encoded by the coding sequence ATGAAGAACATATTCATATTTGGATATTATGGATTTCAAAACACAGGGGACGAAGCAATACTACAGGTCATGATCGATCAAATAAAAGAAAATATACCATATGCTAAATTAACAGTTTTAACTTATAAGGCACAAGAAACAATGGACAAATATAATATAAATGTTGTAAGTAGAAATAAATATATTGATTTAATAAAAGCTATTAAAGAATCGGATATAGTTATTAGTGGAGGAGGCTCAATCCTACAGGATACTACAAGTGCAAGGTCTCTGATTTACTATTTAAGTATTATATATATTGCTAAGAAAATGGGTAAGAAGGTAATGTTTTATGGCAATGGTTTTGGACCTATAACCAAAGCTATTAATAAAAAGCTAGTTAAGTATATTATTAATAAGGTGGACATTATTACAGTAAGAGATCATCAGTCTAAGGAAGAAATGATATCTCTTGGAATAAAGAAGGAAATTATTGTAACTGCCGATGTAACCTTTGCCTATAAAGCATTACCTGAAACACAAATAGAGCAAATGTTAATTGATGATGAAATAGATACAGATAAAAAAATGATTGGTATATCTGTTAGAGAATGGAAGAATGAAGAAAAATATAAAGGTGTAATTGCAAAAGCTGGAGACTATTTAATAGATAAAGGATATGAGGTTATTTTTATACCTATGCAGCATCCAAGGGATTATATAATTTCCGAAGAAATTGCATCTATGATGGAAAGAGCACCTAAAATACTAGAGCAAATATATTCTACTAAAGAACTAATAAGCTTAATGAGTAAATTATATATTATGATAGGAATGAGGCTGCACTCGCTTATATTTGCAACTATTGCTGGAACTCCAATTTTAGGTATAGAATATGATACTAAAATTTCTAACTTTCTACAAATAGTTGAACAAGATAATGCGGGTAAAGTTGAAGATTTAGATATAGACAATCTTATGAAAAGTATAGATAATGTTTTAGAATGTCATCAGGAATATAAGCAAAGAATAGATTCTATAAGAGATATCCTTCGAAAAAAGTCAGAGCAAAATATATTACTTTTGAAAAGCTTTATGGAAAAGGGTGAGAAAAGATGA
- a CDS encoding phosphodiester glycosidase family protein gives MIKFRKAAIAIGLSAMMVTGFATTSFANQIVYEKVEDEIISSGVTYKNILRFTKNGWLNLNAVYIDLNNNNTELDVLTSSKGLSTKETLSTMVKNKEDVVAAINGDFFYMLNPDSPLGAIVKDGEMISSPITVHDYATFFINNNGQAFADYWKHQIYATTSSGVNIPISTINKYTDEYQYIMLIDKNWGTHSPGYNTNLQDMVEVVVIDDVVTEIRQKQPAVQIPENGYILLAAKGKSPWAQSDKLLGSVKVGDKLTIHKDINPDIENIKLAMGGGTVLVKNGQVATFTQTVSGDAQRTAIGITKDRSQIIFVTIDGRHSSYKGVDGKELANYLIELGSYEAILMDGGGSTTMVTRGQGEFDSKVVNHLSEGSERRIANGIAVISTAPVESLRGIKAELDNNKSFVGASRKIDVKAFDKNYNPLNVDYSNVNLSVKSGEGTFDGMYFTPSKQGKTVIGVEYLGGTSEVTLDVLGELSHMEIAPETVRLNYGHSTGFEVIGVDTEGYRTKINSKDINWKDVQGLGAFTNGIYVAGSKSGTTKLEASFGNKVATVNVVVGSNTSMINNFETLNTDFVGYPQSVVGSVALDSNAKEGKSSLKLQYDFTQTDETRAAYITFDSNKTVISTPANSIGVWAHATNPATHWIRGKVKDASGAEYVIDFKKNIDWTGWKYLTAPLPTNMVYPIKFERLYVVETDATQKIAGQILFDGLEASYSIASPSKESSEATVITDKLNKPYEIEGSKLFAYSGIQFKDYTLLDRIVGNQISSLINNKHELSLFTGNVDSRLSSNIKKQIVSAKSGYGSTEQGDSLIIQLDNLKDGLRQTNFDQWPWLQNLVNNTTKKNVFIVMSKPIFGNGGFTDKLEADLLMDTLTDLSKKGKQVFVLYEGQSLSVDVINGVRYISTGVYNSNASKNQQETFKYIEFNINDKEVTYQIKSLFE, from the coding sequence ATGATTAAATTTAGAAAAGCTGCTATAGCAATAGGTTTGTCAGCAATGATGGTAACAGGCTTTGCTACTACAAGTTTTGCGAATCAAATTGTATATGAAAAAGTAGAAGACGAGATTATTTCTAGTGGAGTTACATATAAAAATATTCTTCGTTTCACTAAAAATGGGTGGTTAAATTTAAATGCAGTATATATTGATTTAAACAACAATAATACAGAATTAGATGTATTAACAAGTTCTAAGGGACTATCCACTAAAGAGACACTATCTACTATGGTAAAAAACAAGGAAGATGTTGTGGCAGCAATTAATGGGGACTTTTTCTACATGTTAAATCCAGATTCTCCATTAGGTGCAATAGTTAAAGATGGTGAAATGATAAGTAGTCCCATTACAGTACACGACTATGCTACTTTTTTTATTAATAATAACGGACAAGCCTTCGCAGATTATTGGAAACATCAAATATATGCAACTACAAGCAGTGGTGTGAATATACCAATTTCAACGATTAACAAATATACAGATGAGTACCAGTATATTATGCTAATTGATAAAAACTGGGGAACTCACTCGCCAGGGTATAATACTAATTTACAAGATATGGTAGAAGTGGTTGTAATAGATGATGTTGTTACAGAGATACGACAGAAGCAGCCAGCAGTACAAATACCTGAAAATGGATATATATTATTAGCTGCTAAAGGAAAATCTCCTTGGGCTCAATCAGATAAATTACTTGGAAGTGTAAAAGTTGGAGATAAACTAACCATACATAAAGATATAAATCCTGACATAGAAAATATTAAGCTTGCTATGGGTGGGGGTACAGTTTTAGTTAAAAATGGACAAGTCGCAACTTTTACTCAAACTGTTTCTGGAGATGCGCAAAGGACAGCTATAGGTATTACAAAGGATCGTAGTCAAATTATTTTTGTAACAATAGATGGTCGTCATTCATCATATAAAGGCGTAGATGGTAAAGAGTTGGCTAATTATTTAATAGAACTAGGAAGCTATGAAGCAATTTTAATGGATGGTGGTGGATCGACTACCATGGTAACAAGAGGTCAAGGTGAATTCGATTCAAAGGTTGTTAACCATCTTTCTGAGGGTTCTGAAAGAAGAATTGCTAACGGAATTGCGGTAATCTCTACTGCGCCGGTTGAAAGTTTACGAGGAATAAAGGCAGAACTTGATAACAATAAAAGCTTTGTAGGTGCTTCTCGTAAAATAGATGTAAAGGCTTTTGATAAAAACTATAATCCATTAAATGTAGATTATTCTAATGTTAATCTTTCTGTAAAGTCTGGAGAAGGAACATTTGATGGTATGTATTTTACTCCAAGTAAGCAAGGAAAAACAGTAATAGGAGTTGAATATTTAGGTGGCACTTCTGAAGTGACTTTAGATGTTTTAGGTGAGTTATCACATATGGAAATTGCTCCTGAAACAGTACGTTTAAACTATGGACATAGTACAGGCTTTGAAGTGATTGGCGTAGATACAGAAGGATATAGAACCAAAATAAATTCTAAGGACATTAATTGGAAAGATGTTCAAGGTCTTGGAGCATTTACTAATGGAATTTATGTGGCAGGCAGTAAGAGTGGTACCACAAAATTAGAAGCTAGTTTTGGTAATAAGGTAGCTACTGTAAATGTGGTAGTAGGTTCAAATACTTCAATGATAAATAACTTTGAAACTTTAAATACAGATTTTGTTGGTTATCCACAATCTGTAGTAGGATCTGTAGCCTTAGATTCTAATGCTAAAGAAGGAAAATCATCATTAAAACTACAATATGATTTTACTCAAACTGATGAAACAAGAGCAGCCTATATTACCTTTGATAGTAATAAAACGGTAATTTCTACTCCGGCCAATAGTATAGGTGTATGGGCACATGCAACTAATCCTGCTACTCATTGGATAAGGGGAAAGGTTAAAGATGCAAGTGGTGCAGAATATGTAATCGACTTTAAAAAGAATATAGATTGGACAGGATGGAAGTACCTTACAGCCCCTCTACCGACAAATATGGTTTACCCAATTAAGTTTGAAAGACTTTATGTTGTTGAAACTGATGCAACGCAAAAGATAGCAGGTCAAATTTTATTTGATGGTTTAGAGGCTTCATATAGTATCGCATCACCTTCAAAGGAATCCTCAGAAGCTACTGTTATTACAGATAAACTTAACAAACCTTATGAGATAGAAGGTAGTAAGCTATTTGCATATAGTGGAATCCAGTTTAAAGACTATACATTATTAGATAGGATTGTTGGAAATCAAATTAGTAGCCTAATAAATAATAAACATGAGCTATCACTATTTACTGGAAATGTAGATTCAAGATTAAGTAGCAATATTAAAAAACAAATAGTTTCTGCAAAATCAGGGTATGGATCTACAGAGCAAGGAGATAGTTTAATTATTCAATTGGATAATCTAAAAGATGGTCTAAGACAAACTAATTTTGATCAGTGGCCTTGGTTACAAAATCTAGTAAATAACACTACTAAGAAGAATGTTTTTATAGTGATGTCTAAACCTATATTTGGTAACGGCGGTTTTACTGACAAATTAGAAGCAGATTTATTAATGGATACGTTAACAGACCTATCTAAAAAGGGAAAACAAGTATTTGTTCTTTATGAAGGACAAAGCCTTTCTGTGGATGTAATTAATGGTGTAAGATATATTTCAACTGGTGTTTACAATAGTAATGCTTCAAAAAACCAACAGGAAACCTTTAAATATATAGAATTTAATATTAATGATAAGGAAGTAACGTATCAAATTAAATCCTTATTTGAATAA
- a CDS encoding transketolase family protein, with translation MTKMIATRDAYGEALIEIGKDNENVVVLDADLSKSTKTHGFGQEFPNRFINVGIAEQNLIGTAAGLAAAGKIPFASTFAMFATGRAFEVIRNSVGYPKLNVKICATHSGITVGEDGASHQALEDISCMRTIPNMTVIVPADGVETKAAIHAISKMEGPVYVRLGRLAVPTINDESSYEFKIGEGVTLKEGTDVTIIATGLMVSEAIEAAKELETKGINARVINIHTIKPLDNEIVIKAAKETGAIVTAEEHNIIGGLGSAVAEVISESCPVLLKRVGTKDTFGESGKPADLMKKYGLTKDNIIDAVVDIVKKK, from the coding sequence ATGACTAAAATGATTGCTACTCGTGATGCTTACGGTGAAGCTTTAATAGAGATCGGAAAAGACAATGAAAATGTTGTTGTATTGGACGCAGACCTTTCTAAATCAACTAAAACCCATGGTTTTGGGCAAGAGTTTCCTAATAGATTTATTAATGTTGGAATTGCAGAACAAAATCTTATAGGAACTGCTGCTGGATTGGCTGCAGCAGGTAAAATTCCTTTTGCTAGTACCTTTGCAATGTTTGCTACTGGCCGCGCATTTGAAGTTATTAGAAACTCTGTAGGTTATCCAAAGTTAAATGTAAAAATTTGTGCAACTCATTCAGGTATAACAGTGGGAGAGGATGGAGCTTCTCATCAAGCACTAGAGGATATTTCTTGTATGAGAACCATTCCTAATATGACCGTAATTGTACCAGCAGATGGAGTAGAAACAAAGGCTGCTATTCATGCAATTTCTAAGATGGAAGGACCAGTATATGTTAGATTAGGAAGATTAGCTGTACCTACTATTAATGATGAATCATCTTATGAGTTTAAAATAGGTGAGGGTGTAACACTAAAAGAAGGTACTGATGTAACTATAATAGCAACGGGGTTAATGGTTAGTGAGGCTATAGAGGCTGCTAAAGAATTAGAAACAAAAGGAATTAATGCGAGAGTAATTAATATTCATACAATTAAGCCTTTAGATAATGAAATTGTTATTAAAGCCGCTAAGGAAACTGGAGCTATAGTAACAGCTGAAGAGCATAACATCATTGGTGGATTAGGGTCTGCTGTGGCTGAAGTAATTAGTGAAAGTTGTCCAGTACTATTAAAACGTGTTGGTACAAAGGATACATTTGGTGAGTCTGGAAAGCCAGCTGATCTTATGAAAAAATATGGACTAACAAAAGATAATATAATAGATGCTGTAGTTGATATAGTAAAGAAAAAATAA
- a CDS encoding sigma 54-interacting transcriptional regulator, producing MKQIEKVYQTLITMEEKFNRGIAAEEISNSLNMNRANISRYLNTLYRENLIEKIDGRPVLYFKKVQIDNENKLVKGRMKFDKMIGSNMSLQIPIQQAKAAILYPPYGLHTLLLGETGVGKSMFAESMYRFALESKVISKDAPFIQFNCADYAENPQLLSAQIFGVKKGAYTGAEQNREGLLKKADCGILFLDEVHRLSPQGQEMLFTYIDKGWFRPLGEADKLVKVKVRIIAATTEIPQSYLLKTFMRRIPMTITLPSLNNRNRKERYQLIETFIKEESHRLDKNIYVNKSALMSFLLYDCPNNIGQLKSDIQLTCAKAFLTYKTYDRDYIMITQSDLPQYVKQGLLSLHDFRKEINDILNDKEDILKFYYKENGKYDDLILVNENDGFYDLIEKKLNNLKEIGIEENEINQILNIDIETRFKKYIGNLPRKFKKEELSKLVNIDIIEAVEEIFDIAEKRLNRKYDEKIYFGLALHLQGSIERIKRGSKIYNPKLNFIRVNYDKEFLVAMEIAKLIDISFKIETPLDEIGYLAMFLASNSNKFDEKEETKVAIIVIMHGDTTASSMANVANSLVGTNHVKGIDMPLHIKPTAMYDIVKKEILELDCGRGTLLLVDMGSLTNFGDMLCEELRINVKTIDMVSTPIVIEACRKSILDRDLEEIYQSCIKMKIYSKEDKQIFNEEKKSIIITVCFTGEGAAIKLKSIIKQQIELDSDIDIVPLNILNKNEFWSRIKYYQEKNHIIAIIGAVDIKAKYIPFISVQDIFSDNGIHRLENIIDQHKKYKQIGKSLKEHLVKIDGEEIVKDVIWLINMLEEAVYVELIDDVKIGLVLHISFLVDNLLQGRDGTKFEQLDSYINKYSREFENTKISLKNFEEKYNIQFNEDEIAYICRMLLENNTLKNHKEEGI from the coding sequence ATGAAGCAGATAGAAAAAGTCTACCAAACTCTAATAACTATGGAAGAAAAATTTAATAGAGGAATAGCGGCTGAAGAGATTAGTAATAGCTTAAATATGAATAGAGCTAATATTAGCCGTTATTTAAATACTTTGTATCGGGAAAATCTGATTGAAAAAATAGACGGAAGACCTGTATTATATTTTAAAAAAGTACAGATAGATAATGAGAATAAATTAGTTAAGGGAAGAATGAAATTTGATAAAATGATTGGCTCTAATATGAGCTTGCAAATTCCTATTCAACAGGCTAAGGCAGCAATTTTATACCCTCCTTATGGTTTGCATACGCTGTTATTAGGCGAAACTGGTGTCGGTAAATCTATGTTTGCGGAATCAATGTATAGATTTGCTTTAGAATCTAAAGTAATTTCAAAAGACGCTCCTTTTATACAGTTTAACTGTGCCGATTATGCAGAGAATCCCCAGTTATTGAGTGCACAGATTTTTGGTGTAAAAAAAGGTGCTTATACAGGTGCAGAACAAAATCGCGAAGGATTACTTAAAAAAGCAGACTGTGGGATCCTATTTTTAGATGAGGTACATCGGCTTTCTCCACAGGGGCAGGAGATGTTATTTACCTATATAGATAAGGGCTGGTTTAGACCATTAGGAGAAGCGGATAAATTAGTCAAGGTAAAAGTGCGGATTATAGCAGCTACTACAGAAATACCGCAGTCCTATCTGTTAAAGACTTTTATGAGAAGAATACCTATGACTATAACCTTACCTAGTTTAAATAATAGAAATCGAAAAGAGAGATACCAACTAATAGAAACTTTTATCAAGGAAGAATCTCATCGGTTAGACAAAAATATATATGTTAATAAGAGTGCGCTAATGTCATTTTTGCTATACGATTGTCCTAATAATATAGGTCAGTTAAAAAGTGATATTCAATTGACTTGTGCAAAGGCATTTTTAACTTATAAAACTTATGATAGAGACTATATAATGATTACACAATCAGATTTACCTCAATATGTTAAGCAAGGACTATTGAGTTTACATGATTTTCGGAAAGAAATTAATGATATTTTAAATGATAAAGAAGATATATTAAAGTTTTATTATAAAGAAAACGGGAAATATGATGACTTAATATTAGTAAATGAAAATGACGGGTTCTATGATCTAATAGAAAAAAAATTAAATAATCTAAAGGAAATAGGCATAGAAGAAAATGAGATTAATCAAATATTAAATATAGATATAGAGACACGTTTCAAAAAATATATTGGAAATTTACCTAGAAAGTTTAAAAAGGAGGAGCTATCCAAACTTGTAAATATTGATATTATTGAAGCGGTAGAAGAAATATTTGATATAGCCGAAAAACGTTTAAATAGAAAATATGATGAAAAAATTTATTTTGGACTTGCGCTACATCTGCAGGGAAGTATTGAACGTATAAAAAGAGGAAGTAAAATATACAATCCCAAACTGAATTTCATTAGGGTTAACTATGATAAGGAATTTTTAGTGGCTATGGAAATTGCAAAACTAATAGATATTAGTTTTAAAATTGAAACACCTCTTGACGAAATTGGATACTTAGCCATGTTTTTAGCGTCTAACTCTAATAAATTTGATGAAAAAGAAGAAACAAAAGTAGCTATTATAGTAATTATGCATGGAGATACTACTGCTAGTAGTATGGCTAATGTTGCTAATAGTTTAGTTGGCACAAATCATGTTAAGGGTATAGATATGCCTCTACATATTAAGCCTACAGCCATGTATGATATAGTTAAAAAAGAGATTCTTGAATTAGATTGTGGAAGAGGAACATTATTATTAGTTGATATGGGTTCACTTACAAACTTTGGAGATATGCTTTGTGAAGAATTAAGAATTAATGTTAAAACTATAGATATGGTAAGTACTCCTATAGTTATCGAAGCCTGTAGAAAATCAATATTAGACAGAGATTTAGAAGAAATTTATCAATCTTGTATTAAAATGAAAATTTATTCTAAAGAAGATAAACAAATATTTAATGAAGAGAAGAAAAGTATTATTATAACAGTGTGCTTTACAGGGGAAGGGGCAGCTATAAAACTAAAGAGCATAATAAAACAACAAATAGAATTAGACTCAGATATTGATATTGTTCCTTTAAATATATTAAATAAAAATGAATTTTGGAGTCGAATTAAATATTATCAAGAAAAAAATCATATTATAGCTATAATAGGGGCTGTCGATATTAAGGCAAAGTATATTCCATTTATATCAGTTCAAGACATCTTTAGTGATAATGGTATACATAGGCTGGAAAATATTATAGATCAGCATAAAAAATATAAACAAATAGGAAAATCATTAAAAGAACATTTAGTAAAAATTGACGGGGAAGAGATTGTTAAAGATGTAATTTGGCTAATTAACATGTTAGAAGAAGCCGTTTATGTTGAACTTATAGATGATGTAAAGATAGGATTAGTATTACATATAAGCTTTTTGGTGGATAATCTGTTGCAAGGCAGAGATGGCACTAAGTTTGAACAATTAGATAGTTATATTAATAAATATAGCAGAGAATTCGAAAATACTAAAATAAGTCTTAAAAACTTTGAAGAAAAATATAATATTCAATTTAATGAAGATGAAATTGCCTATATTTGTAGGATGCTTTTAGAAAATAATACATTGAAAAATCATAAGGAAGAAGGCATTTAA
- a CDS encoding transketolase → MLTESGSGHPGGSLSATDILTVLYFNEMKVDPNNSKWEDRDRFVLSKGHAAPVLYATLAKKGFFPKEELMKLRKIDAMLQGHPDMKGTPGVDMSTGSLGQGFSASCGMAIAAKIDKKDYRVYTLLGDGELQEGLVWEAAMLAAHYKLDNLTAIIDYNGLQIDGKTDEVLSVNPVTDKFKAFGWNVMEMDGHCIEEIIESIAKAKEIKDAPTVIVAKTIKGKGVSFMEDKAEWHGNAPKEDQKAQALKELGGEI, encoded by the coding sequence ATGCTTACAGAGTCAGGCTCAGGGCATCCAGGAGGATCTCTTTCAGCAACAGATATTTTAACCGTATTATATTTTAATGAGATGAAGGTTGATCCTAATAATTCAAAATGGGAAGATAGGGACCGTTTTGTACTATCTAAGGGGCATGCTGCACCAGTGCTTTATGCTACATTAGCAAAGAAAGGATTTTTTCCTAAGGAAGAACTAATGAAGCTTAGAAAAATAGATGCTATGCTTCAAGGTCACCCTGATATGAAGGGAACACCGGGAGTTGATATGTCTACAGGCTCATTAGGCCAAGGCTTCTCAGCATCATGTGGTATGGCAATAGCTGCGAAAATAGATAAAAAAGATTATAGAGTATATACGCTTCTAGGAGATGGAGAGCTTCAAGAAGGACTTGTTTGGGAAGCAGCTATGCTAGCGGCTCACTATAAGCTAGATAATTTAACTGCAATTATAGACTACAATGGTCTTCAAATAGATGGAAAAACTGATGAAGTTCTTTCAGTTAATCCTGTTACTGATAAGTTTAAGGCTTTTGGATGGAATGTTATGGAGATGGATGGACATTGCATTGAAGAGATAATTGAATCTATTGCAAAGGCTAAGGAAATAAAAGATGCTCCAACGGTTATTGTAGCTAAAACAATAAAAGGTAAGGGAGTTTCATTTATGGAAGATAAGGCAGAATGGCATGGAAATGCTCCTAAAGAAGATCAGAAAGCACAGGCTTTAAAGGAACTTGGAGGTGAAATATAA
- a CDS encoding protease complex subunit PrcB family protein, giving the protein MGYKGKMPKLPNVNWKLLITMILIIVVATVLVKFIPKLMSKGDNGVGYMVLDKEQIPEKIHEILPRYKMLERALAAKVDDQIYVIVTRGEKLTAGYDVDIERIELVKEENDTRLVVHAVFKDPNPDDLVTQSMTHPYVVAKTELEELPTKIDLEIKQKE; this is encoded by the coding sequence GTGGGTTATAAAGGAAAGATGCCAAAGCTACCGAATGTAAACTGGAAATTATTAATTACTATGATCTTAATTATTGTAGTGGCCACAGTTCTAGTTAAGTTTATTCCTAAATTAATGTCTAAGGGAGATAATGGGGTGGGTTATATGGTATTAGATAAAGAGCAAATTCCTGAGAAGATTCACGAGATATTACCAAGATACAAGATGTTAGAAAGGGCTTTGGCAGCTAAAGTGGATGATCAAATCTATGTAATAGTAACTAGGGGAGAGAAGTTAACAGCTGGGTATGATGTAGACATCGAGAGGATAGAATTAGTTAAAGAAGAGAATGATACAAGATTAGTTGTTCATGCTGTATTTAAAGATCCTAACCCTGATGACCTTGTTACACAGTCTATGACACATCCTTATGTAGTAGCAAAGACAGAGCTCGAGGAATTGCCAACAAAAATTGATTTAGAAATAAAGCAAAAAGAGTAG